A single genomic interval of Helianthus annuus cultivar XRQ/B chromosome 6, HanXRQr2.0-SUNRISE, whole genome shotgun sequence harbors:
- the LOC110865479 gene encoding IQ domain-containing protein IQM1, which yields MGLSLSLLSSAWKIILQHGFLDLPHDLNTIENLSRSDSFKKPESETEISSKTSGDLEVSSPTVRRRNSISLNKCEPLRIMLETSLSFKNLVQEIRKPEPQTMNPNLETGQVGSTNLLPEPVVFFSPRPVSELNVAATTVQKIYKSYRTRRNLADCAVVVEELWWKALDFAALDRSSVSFFNVEKHETAVSRWARARTRAAKVGKGLSKNEKAQKLALQHWLEAIDPRHRYGHNLHMYYDLWFESESSQPFFYWLDVGDGKEVNLEKCPRSNLQRQCIKYLGPNERESYEVIVENGKLVFRQSGLPLETIEGSKWIFVLSTSRNLYVGQKKKGLFQHSSFLAGGATTAAGRLVAHGGVLEAIWPYSGHYLPTEENFREFICFLEENHVDLTNVKRCSVDDDDVSVGFSFKVAEPESKPKPLVIPHPRPVDILRTPTHTSLNRLASRLSCKWTSGTGPRIGCVRDYPAELQFRALEQVNLSPRVVPTNYAAYGPIPSPRPSPKVRLSPRLSYMGLPSPRTPVATSS from the exons ATGGGTTTATCCTTGTCATTATTATCATCAGCCTGGAAAATAATCTTGCAACATGGCTTCTTAGATCTACCTCATGATCTCAATACCATAGAGAATCTATCAAGATCAGATAGTTTCAAGAAACCCGAATCCGAAACCGAAATTAGCTCAAAAACATCTGGTGATTTGGAAGTTTCGAGTCCAACAGTTAGAAGAAGGAATTCAATTAGTTTAAACAAGTGTGAACCATTAAGGATAATGCTTGAAACCAGTCTTTCTTTCAAGAACTTGGTCCAGGAGATTAGAAAACCTGAACCCCAAACCATGAACCCGAATCTTGAAACGGGCCAAGTGGGGTCGACAAATCTTCTTCCTGAGCCTGTTGTGTTCTTTTCACCTCGGCCCGTTAGTGAACTCAATGTTGCGGCTACTACAGTTCAGAAAATTTACAAGAGTTATCGGACACGAAGAAATTTAGCCGATTGCGCGGTTGTTGTTGAAGAATTATG GTGGAAGGCTTTGGATTTTGCGGCTTTGGATCGAAGCTCGGTTTCGTTTTTCAACGTAGAGAAGCATGAGACCGCGGTGTCCCGATGGGCTAGGGCTCGAACCCGGGCCGCTAAGGTCGGAAAGGGCTTGTCAAAGAATGAAAAGGCTCAAAAACTGGCCTTACAACATTGGCTTGAAGCT ATTGACCCAAGACATCGGTATGGACACAACTTGCACATGTATTATGACCTATGGTTTGAAAGTGAAAGCAGCCAACCTTTTTTCTACTG GTTGGACGTCGGAGATGGCAAAGAAGTAAACCTCGAAAAGTGTCCGAGGTCGAATCTACAACGTCAATGCATCAAATATCTAGGACCC AACGAACGGGAATCATACGAAGTGATTGTCGAAAACGGGAAGCTTGTTTTCCGGCAAAGCGGTTTGCCTTTGGAGACCATTGAGGGTTCAAAATGGATCTTTGTTTTAAGCACCTCAAGGAACTTATACGTTGGCCAGAAAAAGAAAGGCCTTTTTCAACATTCAAGTTTTCTAGCCGGTGGCGCCACCACCGCGGCTGGACGACTAGTCGCCCATGGCGGAGTTCTCGAGGCTATATGGCCGTATAGTGGTCACTACCTCCCAACTGAAGAAAACTTTAGGGAATTCATTTGTTTCTTGGAAGAGAACCACGTTGATCTCACAAACGTAAAG AGATGTTCGGTTGACGATGATGACGTAAGTGTCGGCTTTTCGTTTAAGGTGGCTGAACCCGAATCGAAGCCTAAACCGCTTGTTATTCCACATCCAAGACCGGTTGACATTCTCCGTACACCTACTCATACAAGCCTAAACCGCTTGGCTAGCCGTTTATCATGCAAGTGGACATCGGGAACCGGTCCACGTATCGGGTGTGTTCGCGATTATCCAGCCGAGCTACAATTCCGAGCACTTGAACAGGTCAACTTATCTCCTCGTGTCGTGCCTACAAACTATGCGGCTTATGGTCCGATCCCGTCACCAAGACCTAGCCCAAAGGTTCGGCTCTCGCCTCGGCTTTCGTACATGGGACTCCCAAGCCCGAGGACTCCTGTGGCTACAAGTAGCTAA